GGGGGCGAAATGTACCATTTCTTAGGCTTTGAAAAGTGGATGGAGCATTCGGGAGACCAAAAGGCATTACCACAAATTCGTAGTGTCCATCGTGTGTGCGGAATGCGGTCTTGTAGGTGTCGGTCTCGTGCATCCGAATTTGATGATAACCGGACCGGAGGTCAAGCTTGGTACAAACGAAAGACCCATGTAACTCGGCAAATAGTTCATCGGCCACGGGAATCGGAAAACGATCTTTGACCGTGACCGCATTCAACTCCCAGTAATCCACACAAAAGCGCCAATTGTCGTCTTTCTTGCGCACAAGAAGCACCGGTGACGAGAATGGGCTAGAACTCGGGCGAATGATGCCTTGAGCTAGCATGGTGGTGACTTGGGCTTCAAGTTCAGACTTTTGGGAGTGACCATAAGTGTAAGGACGAACATTGACCGGCCCGCAATTAGGAAAGAGCGGAATCCTATGGTTGATGGCTCTGTGGGGAGGAAGGCCCACTGGGGTGTCAAAAAGAGGCCCAAACTACTGGAGAAGAAGGATGATTTCTGGTGGATGCGCTGGTGGCGCAGCTGCGGCCAAAATGGCAAAGGGAGGGGAGAAAGACTTAAGCTGCTTGTGTGGAATGAGGTCCAAAGATGTCGGCAGCATCGATGTCAGCCTCTGGGTTGGAGGTTTTATCGCGCAAAATATGGCGCTGGCCATCCACCACAAAGGCAATGAGTTTGTCGCGGAAGTGCCAACCAATAAATCCCAAGGTTTCCAGCCACTGTGCCCCCAATACAAGGTCGCAGCCAATCACCGCCAACAAAAGGAAGGAGTCGGTGAAACTGTAGGCTTGGGATTGTACCGTGACGTTGTGTGCGCCCCGGAAGGAGTGAGTGAATGGCCTGATGCAGCTGTGAATCGAAAAGGCCCGACTGGGGCAATTGGCAGCCCTAATTTGTTGATGACAACCGGGTTGAGGAAGTTCATTGCGGCCCCGCAATCAATGAAGTTGTTAATGGTGACATTGTCAATGGAGCCCTTGAAATGCATCATATCACAGAGCTTTGTGTTGGTGATGGCGTGAAGTGGGTAAAGGGGCTCGGAGGAATCAAGGGCTGGCTCCTCGGTAACCAACGGTGGGTCGGTGTCAACCTCCGGGTACTCGTCAGGTGGTTGGGCGAAGTCGAGGATGGCCATAAACGGCCGTTTGCACATATGGGTGGCGGAATACTGCTCATCGCAGTTGAAGCAAAGGTTTTTGGCTCGCCTTTCTCTCTGTTCTGCAGTGGAAAGGAGGCGGAAAGGGGAATGAGGATTGGTGTTTTGTGGTGGAGTGGGAAGGTGTGTTCTGGTAGTGGGAGGTGTGGGGTTTGTTGGGGGTAGGCGGGTAGCGGGTGGATGTGAGGTGGGAAGGGAGGTTGTGTGGAAACGGTTGGGGAATGGGTTGGAAAAGATGCGGGGTTTGTAAGGCTGGGAATGGCGAAGCTCAGTGTTGCGCGCCTCAATCAAGCGTGCAAGGCGTTGTGCCTCGTCTAGGGTGGTAGGGTTCGACAATTGGATGTCTTGCTGAAGCTCGGGGCGCAGACCCCCAATGAAGATGTGCCCAAGTTCATTGTCGGGGCAATCTGGAGCGCGACAAGAGAGCTTGGTGAAAGCAAGAATGAAATCGTCGACAGACCTAGCCTGTTGTAGGTGGGAGAGGGCGCTCTTGAAGTTGGATGGAGTGCCGCCGCCAAAACGAGAGATGAGGGCTGCCACAAACTAGTCCCATGTCGGGTTGGGGTGGCGGAGCTCATAAGCGCTCATCCAAACTGAAGCGTCATTGCCAAAGTGTAACGCTGCGGTTTGAACGCGATCGAAGGGCGGTACGTGATGAACTCGCAAGTAGCGCTCTGCCAAGGTTATCCAGCCGACCACGTCGTCACCATTGAAATGTGGTAGTTCAACTCGCGGGGGTCGGTAGTGATGGTGTTCGGGAATGGGATTTGGTGGAGGGGGAAAATAGGTGTTGTTTGGAGGGTTTGGTGGTGGTGGATTGTAGTTGATGTGCGGTTGGTGAAGGGATGGATGGGGTGAAGAGATGGTCGAGTACTGTGGTGGAGCTGAACTCATGTGAGGATGGTGAGAGGAGGTGTTATAAGTGAGTGGGGGAGGTGTGAATAAAGTGAGTGTGGGTTGAGGGAGACTGAGGTGAGGTGTAGTTGGCGCCAGAGAGAAGGACCCAAAGGTCAGTGAGTGTGAGGGAGGTGTAGGTGGCGAGTAAGGCTCCAAACTATGGATGATGGGGGCGGCCGACGGGGTAACAACAGTGGATTGTGGTGCTGTTGAGGAGGGGTGATTTTCCCACCGATTGAGAATGATGTTTTGGATAACAGCAAACTGGTGATTCATGTGAGTTTGGCTACGTGCTATTGCCGCGATGACGTGCTGCACATCATCATATTGAGATTGAAGGCCATCGACGATAGCCTAAAAAGTGGCTAAATGGTTGGTGGAAAGAGGTACTGCTGAGCGGTTTGGTTACTGGATGTTGTCATTGTGAGGTGGTGGGATGGGTGGGACTAAGGCAGATGTGGGGTGGGTGGAGGATGGGTTTGAAACTTGGAGGTTCCTCATCGGAGACCCTCCAAACTCTGGCTCTGGATACCAGATGATAAGCTCGAAGAACAACGGAAAGGGAAAATAAAGAAACTAAATCGAATTCATTTCATTGATGCCCTCTCTAGGATAGGAAGTTCCTTACATATAGGTGGGTTGATGAATTCAAACGTTACAGTTGGCAAGGACCACTATTACTAGAATGCCAACAAACTAGGCACTGCCTTGAGAGACAAAACATAAGTTGCATACTCTTATTGGGGGCTGGGTTGCTGCAAATTGGGAACTGAGTTGTTGCCACAAGAAGACGCAACTGTACATGAGGGATCATATAATGAAGGTAGATTGGGCTGATGGGCTTTAAGGATTGGGCTGAGGGTTAGGAATGATCCTAACATATTTCAAACAGCACTGGAATTATATCTTCGGTTCGTTAGTTATCTATGTGAGTCAAAATTAGTCGATCTACAGAGGTTTTCTTCTTGTAGGACATTTGATACTATTAGTTTACCTATGGAAATGAGGACAACTGATCTTCAATCCTCTATTGCCCTTTCGACACTGCAAGTTAATTGGATGTGTTTTGACTTATGGTAACGATTTTTTTAGCTTTGCCAATTCTTCCAAGGTCACCCTCTAGCCCTTGGTTGGACCTGAGTCGACGAAATAAAAAACTTTTGTCTCCTAAGTAATTAAAAATCTCGAGACAAAAATAATAAGAGTCGTCACCACAGTATTAGGGGACGAAAAGTTCTGACGACTAAGTGTACTAGTTATCCTCTCCTTAGTGTAAGAGCACGAAATATTATTCGTCGCTTAAGTAACAATTTAGGGGCGACGAAACATTTTATTTTGTCGCCTAAGTTTTTACGTCACCAGGTTGAGGCCATGACACTTAAACCATGAAGGTTTTGTTGTCTAAATACTTAGACATTAAGCGATGAAAAGTTTAGACATTAAGCGATGAAAAGTAGCATTCACGAGACAAAACTATTTCGGCACCCAAGTCTTTTATTCTAGTAGTGTAATGAGCTAGTGAGCTGTGGTCTGGTTGGCTTAAGTGTTTAGTTAACAACTTTGAGGTCATAAGTTCAAACTTCACTGACATATGTATGGTGTGCGGTTGTAAAAAAAAAAAAAAGAATAGAACAAGTTCATAGATATTTGTATGGTGGTTAAAATCCAAAATTTGACTGTATTAGTTTACGTTTAACAATGACCCGGAAGTTTTTTTTTTTCTTCGATGAACACAAATACACAATGACCCCAAACCCCGGGGTTACTCCAGATGTGAGCATATGTCATTGTTTTTGAAACACTTGATGAGGTCGGCTCAATATCGCACCAGCACAAAACCTTAAATATAAAAATCATCACACAATAATCACTCAATCGGGTTGCAATAGAATAACTATAACATCTCTTCAAGATATCTAAATTTTTATAATTCTGAGAAACCTGTGGCCAAGACAGAGAGGAAGGGCATTACATATAGACAGATCATATTAAACAAAGAGGAGGATGAATGGTATCTTGGGTTGTGGCAGATCCATAATTAAACTAACATAAACACTTGGATTAATTTACGAAAAAGGCAAATAAGAATTAGGGTTCCAATGTAAAATGTACCTTCTTCAAGTTTCCATTGTTTCAGCAATCGTGCAGTCTCCCATTGGATGGCTAAATTTGGTACTACAATGCCAATAATATTGACCAACTATTGTACTCGAGTATAACTAGAACAATAAAAATACAAGTGTGCTTGCTTCAAATGAATAATAATGCCCCTTTTTTTGTAAGTGTCGGTGCTCCACAGTTTCCATGTTCTTACAAAATTTTACACATTATTAGTATTATGATATCGATCAGTGCTTTGCTTTCGTATGCATACTCCTGTGCAGAAGAAGCCAAGGCCAATAGGCCATCCTCATAATCATTTCTCAACTTTTTGTGTAATCTTCAGCTCATAATATTGCCCAATATTGTGCATTGATCTATCTAACATGGAGGTCACATGAGGGCTGAGGCTGTGGGTTTTTCTCATCATTCTGGTTTTGCGAAAAAGCAGAGACAAAAGCTCTAGCTGCATGATTCTCTCGAACTAGGGTTTATGTTTGCAGATCCATTGATTCGATCAAACTAGGGCTTTGTGGAGTTTGAAGTTTTCTGATGATCGTGCGTTTTAAGACGGTGGTACTGTGGCATTGGTTATTGTTCCGGTTTAGAGTAAACATAATCGGCAGGCGTCATCGCCGGCGGGGGTGACACAAAGCAGTAGAGCAGTAGTGATCTGGGTTACGTCAACCTTTATACATGCATGGGGTGGTGGAGGTGATGGTGCATGCTTGCAGTGGGAAAAGTAGAAGACCATAAAGACCGTTTTTGTTGACCTCCGCCCTGAAATCTCGGGCGCCATTCCCGCTATTTGCATGTACCGGCGTTTATTGCATATTATTACTTGTTCTTATTACTTTTTGATGCTTACTTTACGGTTGATAGTGTGTTTCTTTTAACATCTAATCTATTTGGAGTCTATATATTGCCCACCACTTTGTTCTATATGAAAAATTGGAAATTGATTTAGGAATTTGAACTTGAAATATTAGCCGTAGTCCAAAATCGTATATAGACGAAAATTAGTGGTATATTACGTACGATTTTATGAGTACGTGGGTGGGTTCATGGCGATTGATTATTTGATTACATAAGATTTGAGCAAATTACGTATGATTACCGATCGATCAAATCTTAAAGAGTTTGATGTTAGATGATTTAAATGTTTATGTGTTGAAAGAAGGGGATTCAATGGCACCAAATGTTTGTGTTGATCACCCATATAGAGACTGCCTCTCTAATCCTCATCTCGATATTAATGATTATATTTTGAGTATCAAAGGATATGGGTGGGTGAAGATAGGGAAGGGCGATCAAAGACATGCCATATCAGTTAGTTCAACAATCACTCATTGCACATCTAAGTGACACAATGTGTAGACAATAACGGCAAAGACAACAAACCAGTAACACACTAACACTACGAGGCAAGTATATGGCATTATGTGATTCAACAACCCACAACTAGTCAAACACTTCAAGAGTTGCTTCTATTTGAATATATCATAACTAGAGATGAATTTAGATTTAAGAGCTCTAAGAGTTGAATATGTTGAGACTCAACCAAAAACTTCAAAATCGAAACAAAAATCAGTTCCACCAACATTTTTAGAAGCGAAACATCGAAAGTAATTATGTTCAATCATTTTCATCGGGCACAAAATAAGAGGTCTCATATCGAGAAACATAAATAAACAAGAATTTGTGAATTTTCATTGAATCTTATGAAAGATATGAAAAGTAAAATTTATATTAACTTGAACTTAAAACTTTATTCAAAGAAAAAAGAAGAAGAAAGGAATTCAATTGTTTCTCTCCTAAATCATATGCCTCATTGGTGAACTAGTACATAGTAATTAGTATTTACCATATACAAAAGAGATACCAACATATCATATTTAAATTTTTTACCAAAAGCAAACAAAAACCCAACATAGCAAGGGGCAAGTCAAAGTGCACACTCAGTGAGAACTGAGAAGCAGCAAAAGAACAGTAGTCCAACTCCAAAACAGAATCTTAGCTGGATGCATCTTCCCCTGCACCACCATCACCACCAACACAACAGCAGACCAACTCCCCCATTTTTCTAATCCCCTCCACCCCTTTTCCCCTTTCACTCCCCAGATTCAACCTTTTCACATTTCTTAATTCCACAACCTCCTTCCTCCTCTCTCTCTCTTTCTGTCTCACCCTCACTGACAAGTGAAACAACCACCGCTACACTCTGGAGTCTCCTCTGCAACCACAATGCCCTCCTCCTCCTCCTTCTTCTTCCTCCTCCTCTTCTTATTCTGCTCGCCACCCTTTGTAGCCCCTCACCGGAGGATCCTCCACCAGCCCCTTTTACCCCAAGACTCTCTTCCTCCTGCTTCCCCTCCCGCCCCTTCTCCCCCTTCTCTCCCTCCCAACCCCAACCCCAACCCCAACCCCAAGTACCCTTTTTCCTCTTCCAATTCTACCCCTACAGATTCCCCATTTTTCCCAACCTACCCCGCCCCGCCTCCTCCTCCGCCTTCCCCCGCCACCTTCGCCTCCTTCCCCGCCAACATCTCCTCCCTCATTCTCCCCCAGACCCCTTCCTCCCACTCCAAGTCCCACAAGCTCATCGCCCTCGCCGTCTGCGCCGTCATCTCCTCCGTCGTCGCCGTCTCCGCCGCCGCCTTCGTCCTCTGCCGCCGCCGCCGCAACAACAACCGCAACTTCCCGGACGACGACGACAAGACGTTCAGATCCGACCTTAACCACAGCAGCCGCCTCTTCCAGGCCAGCAGCAATGCCCGCTCCAGCAGCGGGACCCACAAGCTCCGCCCCGGCTCCTCCACCAGCTCCGAGTTCCTCTACCTCGGCACGCTCGTCAACTCCCGCGGAATCGACGAGCGCGTGAGCTCACGCGCGTTGGAGAGTGGTCGGAAGGTCGACTCGCCGGACCTCCAGCCGCTCCCGCCGCTGTCCCGGCAGTGCTCCAAGCTCAGTAACTGCACCAATGCCGAACCGGCCCGGACCGGCGACGACGAAGACGAGGAGGAAGAAGAAGAGTTCTACTCGCCGAGAGGATCTTCCGGCGGCCGTGAAAGCTTCAATGGAGCTGGATCAGGATCCCGGAGAATATTCGCCGCCGGTGATCTCGAGGAAAGAATCAGCGAAACGACGTCGTGTTCATGCTCCTCTTCGAATTCCGGTTCACCGGCTCGGTCACAGTCTATTAGTCTATCTCCGGCGGTTAGTTTAAGTCCCAGAAGACCATCACTTCCTAAATCTCCGGAGTCTTCTGTTATGCAGCCTTTGCCTACACAGGCATTGCGAGCTGAGCCTCATTATCCGACGCCATTTGGTTTCGAAACGGTGTCTTCTTCGCCGCCGGTGAGAGCGCTGGAGAATGTTCCGGAATCCTCGCCGAGAAGGTCGAGCGTTTCGCAGCAGAATCTGCGGTCGCCTTCGTTGAGTCCAATGTCCTCACCGGAGAGAGCTGCACCTGCATCGGATCAAATCCCGGCGCCGTCTCCTTCATTGTCTTCACTTTCTTCGTCACCGGAGAGAGATTTGGAGAAGGAGGCATCTCCAAAAGTATTGCTATTTTCTTTGCCTCCAAAAGCTTCGGCGTTTTCACCGTCTTCAAGTTGCACATCGTCGCCAGATAGATTATCAAATGCTGCTTCTGATGAAAAGGCCAAGTCTCCTTCCATATCACCAGAGAGAGGTTTAGAGAAGAGCCCAGTTGCATCGCCAAGAACTTCAAATGCTTCTGATCGATCATTTATTCATTTGGATCCAAAGAGGCAGTCTTTTTCATCTTCTTCAGAGTCATCTTCGCCGGAGAGAGAGTTGGGGAACAATTCAGATGCATCACCAAAAGTCTCCAGTGTTTCTAATCACATTGAAGAACCTCCAGCTAGACTTAATGGTGCTTTGAAGATGCCTCTTTTGATACCGCCACCTCCTCCTCCGCCACTCCCCCCTTCACTAAGACTGTGGGAGACTCCAAGTCCTAAAACACCAGCTGGCCAACCAATCTCTAGACCTCCTGCTCTTATACCTCCTTCAAGGCCTTTTGTGTTTCAAACCCCAGGAGGGGTCTCTGTTTCGCCAGTGGAGCTGCCGCCGAGTTCTGCACCATTGGAGACTATTGAGGAGATTCCGAAACCCAAGTTAAAGCCATTGCATTGGGATAAAGTTAGAGCAAGCTCTGACCGTGAAATGGTGTGGGATCAGCTAAGATCAAGCTCTTTCAAGTAAGATATCTAACTCTTGCAGTTTCTCTTTTTGCCTATATTGCACTAGAATCGCAGACGTTTATTTACTTACTTGTGATATTTGGTTACAAATTATGTTGCTATTTGGTTGGTATACTGTGTTTGTATACTAAATTTGTAGCATGTCGGCTGATACAGATTGAATGAAGAAATGATAGAGACGTTGTTCGTTGTAAATACACCCAAACCAAATCCAAAGGAAACAACCCCACGCTCAGTTATTCTGTCACCTAAGCAAGAGAACAGAGTACTCGATCCTAAAAAGTCCCAGAACATTGCAATCTTGCTTAGGGCACTCAATGTGACCACAGAAGAAGTTTGTGAAGCGCTCTTAGAAGGTATATACATCAAATTTTTTGCTAACAAGTTGTCTGCTTCTTTACTGAAGAATTGTTGAATCTTGTTTCTAGATATTCCAAATAATAGTGGTGGTTGGTACTTGTTATAAATGCAGGTAATGCAGATGCTCTTGGAACAGAATTACTTGAAAGTCTACTGAAGATGGCTCCAACCAAAGAAGAAGAGCGTAAGCTGAAGGATTTCAAAGATGACTCACCAGTTAAGCTTGGCCCTGCTGAGAAATTTCTGAAAGAACTGCTTGATGTTCCTTTTGCATTCAAACGTGTTGAGGCAATGCTTTACATGACTAATTTTGAATCTGAAATTGAATACCTAAAAAAGTCTTTTGAAACGCTAGAGGTAAACACCATTCCTCTCTTTTACACTAAACTATTTTTTTTCTTACATTATTTTAGTCACACGTTTGTGTGCTCATTGAGCTTACATTTTGTTACTATAGGCTGCCTGTGAAGAATTGAGAAATAGTAGGATGTTCTTGAAGCTTTTAGAGGCTGTGCTCAAGACTGGAAACAGAATGAACGTTGGGACAAACCGCGGTGATGCCCATGCCTTCAAACTTGATACACTCCTCAAGCTCGCTGACGTTAAGGGAGCAGATGGGAAAACTACGCTCTTGCATTTTGTCGTACAAGAAATCATAAGAACTGAAGGTGCTCGTCTCGTTGCTGGTCAATCTTCTTCAAACACAGCTTTGAACGATGATGCCAAGTGTAGGAGACTTGGTCTGCCAGTTGTTTCAGGTCTCAGTTCAGACCTCACTAATGTGAAGAAAGCTGCTGCCATGGACTCTGATGTGCTTAGCGGTGAAGTTTCCAAGCTTTCTAGAGGAATTAGCAACATTGGGGAGGTTGTGCAATTAACTGAGACAACGGTCTCAGATGGAAGCAGCAGGAAATTTGCAGAGTCCATGACCATGTTCATGAAAATGGCCGAGGAGGAGATTATAAGACTTCAAGCTCAAGAAAGTGTTGCTTTGTCCTTGGTGAAGGAGATCACGGAGTACTTCCATGGGAACTCCGCTAGGGAAGAAGCTCACCCATTTCGAATCTTCATGGTAGTCAGAGACTTTCTAACAGTTCTTGATCGGGTATGCAAAGAAGTTGGTCTGATCAACAAGCGAACCATTGTTAGTAATGCCCAAAAGTTTCCAGTTCCAGTAAACCCCATGCTACAACAACACGTCTATCCAGTAAACCCAATGCTACCGCAAGTTCTTCCTGTAAATCCAATGCTACCGCAAGTTCTACCTGTAAACCCAATGCTGCCCCATGTTCTTCCTGGAATCCATGGAAGGCGACCCTACGATTCATCCGATGATGAGAGTACGTCATCTCCCTAGCCCCTGACTCATTTGAGGACGATATTTTGGTTCTGATTTAGCAAGAAATGCCTGAAGTAGGTGGTTTCATCAAGCTTTAGGATTGTCCATGCCTGCCTTTATATATAGCTCCCTGGTTTCTCCCCCCAAAATTTGTACTTGTAAAAAGTTCATGTAAGCGATTTTGCGTCTATATAGATTATATATATACAGAGGAGATTTTGTCTGGGAATAATTAGCTGTCCAGAACATTAATGGAAGTAAAAAATCCACAGCTGTAGATAGATAGTTTCTGTAAATTATCTGCATTGTATTAAAACTACCGATTCATTCTCTACAGCTCTCTCTTCAAATTACCCTTTGTTTCTCACCTCTGAAAGAACCTGACATTTCTGTCTAGTCATGCAAGTCAACATGTACAAGAGCAGTGCAGGCAATGTTCCGCATATGACAACATTTTTAATGCTGGAAATCCAAGGTCATTTTCATTTTAACGGATACATCACATGATACAAGTCCTGGGTTTAAAGGAAAAGATTCATATAGCTAAAGTTGGTGATGCTTTGAAGCCTTGGATCCAAACAGGATGAACGATTCTTCTGAGGGAAAGTGGCCTTAGGGTCCTGAGTCTTAATTGAAAATATTAGCTCTTTCCCTTT
The window above is part of the Fragaria vesca subsp. vesca linkage group LG2, FraVesHawaii_1.0, whole genome shotgun sequence genome. Proteins encoded here:
- the LOC101291118 gene encoding formin-like protein 1-like, with protein sequence MPSSSSFFFLLLFLFCSPPFVAPHRRILHQPLLPQDSLPPASPPAPSPPSLPPNPNPNPNPKYPFSSSNSTPTDSPFFPTYPAPPPPPPSPATFASFPANISSLILPQTPSSHSKSHKLIALAVCAVISSVVAVSAAAFVLCRRRRNNNRNFPDDDDKTFRSDLNHSSRLFQASSNARSSSGTHKLRPGSSTSSEFLYLGTLVNSRGIDERVSSRALESGRKVDSPDLQPLPPLSRQCSKLSNCTNAEPARTGDDEDEEEEEEFYSPRGSSGGRESFNGAGSGSRRIFAAGDLEERISETTSCSCSSSNSGSPARSQSISLSPAVSLSPRRPSLPKSPESSVMQPLPTQALRAEPHYPTPFGFETVSSSPPVRALENVPESSPRRSSVSQQNLRSPSLSPMSSPERAAPASDQIPAPSPSLSSLSSSPERDLEKEASPKVLLFSLPPKASAFSPSSSCTSSPDRLSNAASDEKAKSPSISPERGLEKSPVASPRTSNASDRSFIHLDPKRQSFSSSSESSSPERELGNNSDASPKVSSVSNHIEEPPARLNGALKMPLLIPPPPPPPLPPSLRLWETPSPKTPAGQPISRPPALIPPSRPFVFQTPGGVSVSPVELPPSSAPLETIEEIPKPKLKPLHWDKVRASSDREMVWDQLRSSSFKLNEEMIETLFVVNTPKPNPKETTPRSVILSPKQENRVLDPKKSQNIAILLRALNVTTEEVCEALLEGNADALGTELLESLLKMAPTKEEERKLKDFKDDSPVKLGPAEKFLKELLDVPFAFKRVEAMLYMTNFESEIEYLKKSFETLEAACEELRNSRMFLKLLEAVLKTGNRMNVGTNRGDAHAFKLDTLLKLADVKGADGKTTLLHFVVQEIIRTEGARLVAGQSSSNTALNDDAKCRRLGLPVVSGLSSDLTNVKKAAAMDSDVLSGEVSKLSRGISNIGEVVQLTETTVSDGSSRKFAESMTMFMKMAEEEIIRLQAQESVALSLVKEITEYFHGNSAREEAHPFRIFMVVRDFLTVLDRVCKEVGLINKRTIVSNAQKFPVPVNPMLQQVLPGIHGRRPYDSSDDESTSSP